In one window of Bradyrhizobium sp. AZCC 1721 DNA:
- a CDS encoding D-2-hydroxyacid dehydrogenase family protein encodes MTRLRCAILDDYLNVALKVADWSKVTDRVDITVFNQPFATAEAAAAALKDFEIICAMRERTPFPRTMFAGLPNLKLLITSGLRNAAIDMEAAKDHKVVLCGTKWGRDPTAPLTMGLILELTRNIGRENARMHAGEPLQAHVGMEIEGRTLGVIGLGKLGTKVSKLAQAFGMNVIAWSQNLTAEKCKEVGVSYVSKEELFSTADIVTIHVVLSQRTRGLVGRDDLARMKPTAYLVNTARGPIVDEDALLEALTQKKIAGAGIDVFSVEPLPVDHPFRKLDNIVLTPHLGYVTEDSFRNHYQQMVEGIDAWFNGEPKQRLA; translated from the coding sequence ATGACGCGGCTGCGCTGTGCAATCCTCGACGACTATCTCAATGTGGCGCTTAAGGTCGCCGACTGGTCCAAGGTCACCGACCGCGTCGACATCACGGTATTCAACCAGCCGTTTGCCACGGCCGAAGCCGCGGCCGCCGCGCTCAAGGATTTCGAGATCATCTGTGCGATGCGCGAGCGCACCCCGTTCCCGCGCACCATGTTTGCAGGCCTGCCCAACCTAAAACTCCTGATCACCTCGGGCCTGCGCAATGCCGCCATCGATATGGAGGCCGCCAAGGACCATAAGGTGGTGCTGTGCGGCACGAAATGGGGCCGCGACCCGACGGCGCCGCTGACCATGGGCCTGATCCTGGAGCTGACCCGCAATATCGGCCGCGAAAACGCCCGCATGCATGCCGGCGAGCCGTTGCAGGCACATGTCGGCATGGAGATCGAGGGTCGCACGCTCGGGGTGATCGGCCTCGGCAAGCTCGGCACCAAAGTATCGAAGCTGGCGCAGGCCTTCGGCATGAACGTTATCGCCTGGAGCCAGAACCTGACTGCTGAAAAGTGCAAGGAAGTCGGCGTCAGTTATGTGAGCAAGGAAGAGCTGTTCTCGACCGCCGACATCGTCACCATCCATGTGGTGCTGAGCCAGCGCACGCGCGGGCTGGTCGGACGCGATGACCTCGCGCGGATGAAACCGACCGCCTATCTCGTCAACACCGCGCGCGGGCCGATCGTCGACGAAGACGCGCTGTTGGAAGCGCTGACGCAAAAGAAGATCGCGGGCGCCGGCATCGACGTGTTCTCGGTCGAGCCGCTGCCGGTCGACCATCCCTTCCGCAAGCTCGACAATATCGTGCTGACGCCGCATCTCGGCTACGTCACCGAGGACAGTTTTCGAAACCACTATCAGCAGATGGTGGAAGGCATCGACGCCTGGTTCAACGGCGAGCCGAAGCAGCGGCTGGCCTGA
- a CDS encoding L,D-transpeptidase gives MMNNRILTICAAIAAGMAGTSLAHAQSYPSAPGQTYSTAPGPYVPGGYAVDDRRPGDPDFDALEDDEAPNAPSSAALPPPGPVLSPSDPRYGRPAPAPVYSERGAPVPTGPILSPDDPRYGRPAAGPAYSDRGAATPTGPILSPDDPRYGRPAGPPPVIYADRPPGAQQPVYSDRGDSRIPGAGIVYPNDDRAGLRPPGAIGAAPAAAPAATGALPQSQQPAVGADGKPVQLAALPPEEQPEVGPAQLPPHLRRQEVAFTTKEPAGTIVVDTANTHLYYVLGGGRAIRYGVRVGRDGFTWNGVQKISRKAEWPDWHPPTEMIERQPYLPRFMAGGPGNPLGARAMYLGSTIYRIHGTNQPSTIGKFVSSGCIGMLNEDVSDLFERAKVGTRVVVMPGGPPPANTASASAAPPPAAGPAAAAAPRPAQAQLAPAPSAQPAVVPPLPAPVTIR, from the coding sequence ATGATGAACAACCGCATTTTGACGATTTGTGCCGCCATTGCCGCTGGCATGGCGGGAACTTCGCTCGCCCATGCGCAGAGCTATCCGTCAGCTCCCGGCCAGACCTATTCGACAGCTCCGGGACCGTACGTGCCCGGTGGCTATGCGGTTGACGATCGCCGCCCCGGCGACCCTGATTTCGACGCACTGGAAGACGACGAGGCGCCGAACGCGCCGAGTTCGGCTGCGTTGCCGCCGCCCGGCCCGGTGCTGTCGCCCAGCGATCCCCGTTATGGCCGCCCGGCGCCCGCCCCGGTCTATTCGGAGCGCGGCGCCCCGGTGCCCACCGGCCCCATCCTTTCTCCGGACGACCCGCGCTATGGCCGGCCGGCCGCTGGCCCGGCCTATTCGGACCGTGGCGCCGCGACGCCGACGGGCCCGATCCTTTCGCCCGACGATCCGCGTTACGGCCGCCCGGCCGGTCCGCCGCCGGTCATCTATGCGGACCGCCCGCCCGGTGCGCAGCAGCCGGTCTATTCGGACCGCGGCGATAGCCGCATTCCCGGCGCCGGTATCGTCTATCCGAACGACGACCGCGCCGGCCTGCGCCCGCCGGGGGCCATCGGCGCTGCACCGGCGGCCGCGCCCGCCGCCACTGGCGCGCTCCCGCAGTCGCAGCAACCCGCCGTTGGGGCTGATGGCAAGCCGGTGCAACTCGCCGCGCTGCCGCCGGAAGAGCAGCCGGAAGTCGGCCCTGCGCAGCTTCCGCCGCACCTGCGCCGCCAGGAAGTGGCCTTCACGACCAAGGAGCCCGCGGGCACCATCGTCGTCGATACCGCCAATACCCACCTCTACTACGTGCTCGGTGGCGGACGTGCGATTCGCTACGGCGTCCGCGTCGGCCGCGACGGCTTCACCTGGAACGGCGTGCAGAAGATCAGCCGCAAGGCCGAGTGGCCGGACTGGCATCCGCCGACCGAGATGATCGAGCGCCAGCCCTATCTGCCGCGCTTCATGGCCGGCGGCCCCGGCAATCCGCTCGGCGCACGTGCAATGTATCTGGGTTCGACCATCTACCGCATTCACGGTACCAACCAGCCTTCGACGATCGGCAAGTTCGTCTCCTCGGGCTGTATCGGCATGCTGAACGAGGACGTCTCCGACCTGTTCGAGCGCGCCAAGGTCGGTACCCGCGTGGTGGTGATGCCCGGTGGCCCCCCGCCCGCCAATACCGCTAGCGCGTCAGCCGCTCCGCCGCCCGCCGCCGGCCCGGCAGCCGCAGCAGCCCCCCGTCCGGCACAGGCCCAACTGGCGCCCGCTCCCAGTGCGCAGCCGGCGGTGGTGCCGCCGCTGCCCGCGCCGGTCACGATTCGGTAA
- a CDS encoding TIGR00645 family protein, with the protein MSLTPETPLPPKGKGKALRPVPMLIFGSRWLQLPLYVGLIVAQGVYVVLFLKELWHLFAHAFDFSEQQIMLAVLGLIDVVMISNLLVMVIVGGYETFVSRLNLQGHPDEPEWLSHVNASVLKIKLAMAIIGISSIHLLRTFIEAGALASGKSVYTETGVMWQTIIHTVFILSAIGIAYVDRVSNMAIDEAKRATSH; encoded by the coding sequence ATGTCCCTTACCCCCGAAACACCCTTGCCGCCGAAAGGTAAGGGGAAGGCATTGCGCCCTGTTCCGATGCTGATCTTCGGCTCGCGGTGGCTGCAATTGCCGCTTTACGTCGGCCTGATCGTGGCGCAAGGCGTCTATGTCGTGCTGTTTCTGAAGGAGCTGTGGCATCTGTTCGCCCATGCCTTCGATTTCAGCGAGCAGCAGATCATGCTGGCGGTGCTGGGCCTGATCGACGTCGTCATGATCTCGAACCTGCTGGTGATGGTGATCGTCGGCGGTTATGAGACCTTCGTCTCCCGTCTCAACCTGCAGGGCCATCCCGATGAGCCGGAATGGCTCAGTCACGTCAACGCCAGCGTGCTCAAGATCAAGCTGGCGATGGCGATCATCGGCATCTCCTCGATCCATCTCTTGCGGACCTTCATCGAGGCCGGTGCACTGGCGTCGGGAAAAAGCGTCTACACCGAAACCGGCGTCATGTGGCAGACCATCATTCACACGGTCTTCATTCTGTCGGCCATCGGCATTGCCTATGTCGACCGGGTGTCGAACATGGCTATCGACGAAGCAAAGCGCGCCACTTCGCATTGA
- a CDS encoding NAD-dependent epimerase/dehydratase family protein, translated as MRIFVAGATGAVGRPLVAALIAAGHSVVGTTRTAAKAAIIRRMGAEPAIADGLDASAIRAAVLAAKPDVIIDQMTDLAGVTDLRHFDRAFASTNRLRTQGTDFLLAAARGAGVKRLIAQSFCGWTYGRSGDPIKTEADPLDFDPPEQLRRTLDAIQYLEDAVTSSANLEGIVLRYGSFYGPDTGMLSRAMIAQVQRRRVPLIGGGGGRWSFIHVDDAASATVAAIERGISGEIYSIVDDDPAPVGEWLPALATLVGARPPIRVPAWLGRLFAGEHLVSMMTEVQASSNAKARRELGWQPAHPSWRQGFAEVASGATTQHAA; from the coding sequence ATGCGGATCTTTGTTGCAGGCGCCACTGGCGCTGTGGGCCGTCCACTCGTTGCCGCCCTGATTGCGGCCGGTCATTCCGTCGTTGGCACGACGCGAACGGCGGCGAAGGCCGCGATCATCAGACGGATGGGCGCGGAACCTGCTATCGCCGATGGGCTCGACGCGTCGGCCATTCGCGCCGCAGTGCTTGCAGCGAAGCCGGATGTCATCATCGACCAGATGACCGATCTTGCCGGGGTCACGGATCTCAGACATTTCGATCGTGCGTTCGCCAGCACCAATCGATTGCGCACGCAGGGCACCGATTTTCTGTTGGCGGCTGCCCGTGGGGCCGGCGTGAAGCGCCTCATCGCCCAGAGCTTCTGCGGCTGGACCTACGGCCGCAGCGGCGACCCGATCAAGACGGAGGCCGATCCGCTCGATTTCGATCCGCCGGAACAACTGCGCCGCACGCTGGACGCGATTCAGTATCTGGAGGACGCCGTCACCAGCTCGGCGAATCTCGAAGGGATCGTCCTGCGATATGGATCGTTCTATGGCCCCGACACCGGCATGCTCTCACGCGCGATGATCGCACAGGTGCAGCGCCGCCGCGTGCCGCTGATCGGCGGCGGTGGCGGAAGGTGGTCGTTCATCCATGTCGATGATGCGGCGTCCGCTACCGTCGCTGCCATCGAGCGCGGCATATCAGGCGAAATCTACAGCATCGTCGACGACGACCCTGCGCCGGTCGGCGAGTGGCTGCCTGCGCTTGCCACGCTGGTCGGAGCCAGGCCGCCGATTCGCGTGCCGGCTTGGCTCGGCCGGTTGTTCGCCGGCGAGCACCTGGTTTCCATGATGACCGAGGTGCAGGCAAGCTCCAACGCCAAGGCCAGGCGGGAGCTAGGCTGGCAGCCGGCGCATCCGTCGTGGCGTCAGGGATTTGCAGAGGTCGCCAGCGGCGCAACCACGCAGCACGCAGCGTAA
- a CDS encoding AAA family ATPase → MKFTGTKDYVATDDLKVAVNASIVLERPLLIKGEPGTGKTVLAEEVAKALGAPLLTWHIKSTTKAQQGLYEYDAVSRLRDSQLGDSRVSDISNYIKRGKLWEAFTHDKRPVLLIDEIDKADIEFPNDLLLELDRMEFFVYETGENIKASLRPIVMITSNNEKELPDAFLRRCFFHYIKFPDADTMGRIVDVHFPGIKKRLVEEALRIFFEVREVPGLKKKPSTSELLDWLKLLLNEDITPEMLRERDPRKLIPPLHGALLKNEQDVHLFERLAFLSRREV, encoded by the coding sequence ATGAAATTTACCGGCACCAAGGACTATGTCGCCACCGACGACCTCAAGGTCGCCGTCAACGCCTCGATCGTGCTCGAGCGCCCGCTGCTGATCAAGGGCGAGCCCGGCACCGGCAAGACCGTGCTGGCGGAAGAAGTCGCCAAGGCGCTCGGCGCGCCGCTTCTGACCTGGCACATCAAGTCGACCACCAAGGCGCAGCAGGGCCTTTACGAATACGACGCGGTGTCGCGGCTGCGCGACAGCCAACTCGGCGATAGCAGGGTTTCCGACATCTCCAACTACATCAAGCGCGGCAAATTGTGGGAAGCGTTCACCCACGACAAGCGCCCGGTGCTTTTGATCGACGAGATCGACAAGGCCGACATCGAGTTCCCGAATGACCTCCTGCTCGAACTCGATCGCATGGAGTTCTTCGTCTACGAGACCGGCGAGAACATCAAGGCGAGCCTGCGCCCGATCGTGATGATCACCTCGAACAACGAAAAGGAACTGCCGGACGCGTTCCTGCGCCGCTGCTTCTTCCACTACATCAAGTTTCCGGACGCCGACACCATGGGCCGGATCGTCGACGTGCACTTCCCCGGCATCAAGAAGCGCCTGGTGGAGGAAGCCTTGCGCATCTTCTTCGAGGTGCGCGAGGTGCCGGGCCTGAAGAAGAAGCCCTCGACCTCGGAGCTGCTCGACTGGCTCAAGCTCTTGCTGAACGAGGACATCACCCCGGAGATGCTGCGGGAGCGCGATCCGCGCAAGCTGATCCCGCCGCTGCACGGCGCGCTCTTGAAGAACGAACAGGACGTGCACCTGTTCGAGCGGCTGGCGTTCCTCAGCCGACGCGAAGTGTAA
- a CDS encoding GlsB/YeaQ/YmgE family stress response membrane protein has translation MGIVAALVIGGIAGWLAGLIVRGAGFGLIGNIVIGIIGALLASWLLPQLGVSLGAGWIRDIVNATIGAVIILVILSLIRR, from the coding sequence ATGGGAATCGTAGCGGCGCTGGTCATTGGCGGTATTGCGGGCTGGCTTGCCGGGTTGATCGTGCGCGGCGCAGGCTTCGGGCTGATCGGCAATATCGTGATCGGCATCATCGGCGCGCTGCTGGCGAGCTGGTTGTTGCCGCAGCTCGGCGTCAGCCTCGGCGCAGGCTGGATCCGCGATATCGTCAACGCCACGATCGGCGCGGTGATCATCCTGGTGATCCTGTCACTGATCAGACGCTGA
- a CDS encoding (2Fe-2S)-binding protein translates to MIVCSCNVLSDHDVRNAVTAASDLPRNPKQIYGCLGCSAECGRCARTIKTIIDEALGACAKECCSGCPHTRQAANDEPAQETAPAFALAAC, encoded by the coding sequence ATGATCGTCTGTTCCTGCAACGTCCTGAGCGACCACGATGTCCGTAATGCTGTGACTGCAGCTTCGGACCTGCCGCGAAATCCCAAGCAGATTTACGGTTGCCTCGGCTGCAGCGCCGAATGCGGCCGCTGCGCGCGCACCATCAAGACCATCATCGATGAAGCGCTCGGCGCCTGCGCCAAGGAGTGCTGCTCCGGTTGCCCACACACGCGCCAGGCCGCCAACGACGAGCCGGCGCAGGAAACCGCTCCGGCCTTCGCCCTCGCGGCCTGCTGA
- a CDS encoding rhodanese-like domain-containing protein, with protein MPQTIHRGIKSLIDEANAEIETVSATEAIKAAQDPNVVIVDIRDPREIEREGKIPGAFSCTRGMLEFWIDPQSPYAKPIFQEDKKFIFHCAGGMRSALAAKTAQDMGLKPVAHMGGGFAAWRDAGGPVEKWEPKKK; from the coding sequence ATGCCCCAGACCATTCACCGCGGTATCAAATCCCTGATCGACGAAGCCAATGCCGAGATCGAGACTGTCAGCGCCACTGAGGCCATCAAGGCGGCGCAGGATCCCAACGTCGTGATCGTCGATATCCGCGATCCCCGCGAGATCGAACGCGAAGGCAAGATTCCCGGCGCGTTCTCCTGCACCCGCGGCATGCTGGAATTCTGGATCGATCCGCAAAGCCCCTATGCCAAGCCGATCTTCCAGGAGGACAAGAAGTTCATCTTCCATTGCGCCGGCGGCATGCGCTCGGCGCTCGCGGCCAAGACCGCGCAGGACATGGGCCTGAAGCCGGTTGCGCATATGGGTGGCGGCTTCGCCGCCTGGCGCGACGCTGGCGGTCCGGTCGAGAAATGGGAGCCGAAGAAGAAATAG
- a CDS encoding lytic murein transglycosylase, translated as MGGLSIIGFSALRTRAAAAVLIVTAVTLGAAQPAFSADAAFTQFVASLWPEAQAAGVSRATFDRETQGLEPDYKLPDLLLPGRPPTGAPAQAEFVQVPADYVKEASIARLAAEGQKLMQKHRAALTEIEKRFGVPASIVLAIWGRETDFGRYRLPYDMLRVVATQAYVGRRKDQYRTEFIQALKLLGEGAVARKDFRSSWAGATGLTQFLPSEYYKHGIDLDGDGRVDIWNSVPDALASAAQQLVNKGWQAGVRWAYEVKAPANADCTMGVPEVTKPIAEWLRAGFVPVRGQRLSAAEQAQPASLLQVEGIYGPSFLTTKNYFVIKEYNFSDLYVLFVGHLADRMTSPLPFATPWSASTQLRSADVEAMQRHLTRIGLYKDKLDGKAGMQTRAALGAYQKSAGLKVDCWPSEAVLRSMSAGR; from the coding sequence ATGGGCGGCCTGTCGATCATCGGATTTTCAGCTTTGCGAACGAGGGCGGCTGCCGCAGTTCTGATAGTGACTGCGGTGACGCTCGGCGCGGCGCAACCGGCGTTCTCCGCCGACGCCGCCTTCACCCAGTTCGTCGCCTCGCTATGGCCGGAGGCGCAGGCGGCCGGCGTGTCGCGCGCGACGTTCGATCGCGAGACGCAAGGACTAGAGCCCGACTACAAATTGCCCGACCTGCTGCTGCCTGGGCGGCCCCCCACCGGCGCGCCGGCGCAGGCCGAGTTCGTGCAGGTCCCAGCCGACTACGTGAAGGAGGCTTCGATCGCGCGGCTGGCGGCCGAGGGGCAAAAGCTGATGCAGAAGCATCGCGCCGCTCTCACCGAGATCGAAAAGCGTTTTGGCGTTCCTGCATCCATCGTGCTCGCGATCTGGGGCCGCGAGACTGATTTCGGCCGCTACCGGTTGCCTTACGATATGCTCCGCGTGGTCGCGACGCAGGCTTATGTCGGCCGGCGCAAGGATCAGTATCGCACCGAGTTCATTCAGGCGCTCAAACTTCTCGGCGAGGGCGCGGTGGCGCGCAAGGATTTCCGCTCGTCCTGGGCCGGCGCCACCGGCCTCACCCAGTTCCTGCCGTCCGAATACTACAAGCACGGCATCGATCTTGACGGCGACGGTCGTGTCGACATCTGGAATTCCGTGCCGGACGCGCTGGCGTCCGCCGCGCAGCAGCTCGTCAACAAGGGCTGGCAGGCGGGCGTGCGCTGGGCCTATGAGGTCAAGGCGCCCGCCAATGCCGATTGCACCATGGGCGTGCCCGAGGTGACGAAGCCGATCGCCGAGTGGCTGCGCGCCGGCTTTGTGCCGGTGCGCGGACAAAGGCTGAGTGCGGCCGAACAGGCGCAGCCGGCCTCGCTATTACAGGTGGAGGGCATCTACGGCCCGTCGTTCCTCACGACGAAGAACTATTTCGTCATCAAGGAATACAATTTCTCCGATCTGTATGTGCTGTTCGTCGGCCATCTCGCTGACCGCATGACGAGCCCGCTACCGTTCGCAACCCCGTGGTCGGCCTCGACGCAGTTGCGCTCCGCCGATGTCGAGGCCATGCAGCGTCATTTGACGCGCATCGGTCTCTACAAGGACAAGCTCGACGGCAAGGCGGGCATGCAGACCCGTGCGGCATTGGGCGCGTATCAGAAGTCGGCGGGCCTCAAGGTCGATTGCTGGCCGAGCGAAGCGGTGCTGCGTTCGATGAGCGCGGGGCGATAG
- the ettA gene encoding energy-dependent translational throttle protein EttA — protein MARQFIYFMQGLTKSYPTRKVLDNIHLSFYPDAKIGVLGVNGSGKSTLLKIMAGLDKEYTGEAWVAEGARVGYLEQEPHLDPALTVRENVMLGVAKKKAILERYNELAMNYSDETADEMTKLQDEIEAASLWDLDSKVDQAMDALRCPPDDSDVTKLSGGERRRVALCKLLLDQPDLLLLDEPTNHLDAESVSWLEGHLRNYPGAILIVTHDRYFLDNVTGWILELDRGRGIPYEGNYSSWLVQKQKRLEQEGREEAAHQKTLAREQEWIASSPKARQAKSKARYQRYEELLKQASEKQTQTAQITIPVAERLGQNVVDFEGLTKGFGDRVLIDDLTFKLPPGGIVGVIGPNGAGKTTLFRMITGQEEPDKGTITVGESVHLGYVDQSRDDLDGKKTVWEEISGGNELILLGKREVNSRGYCSSFNFKGADQQKKVGALSGGERNRVHLAKMLKSGANVLLLDEPTNDLDVDTLRALEEALEDFAGCAVIISHDRWFLDRIATHILSFEGDSHVEWFEGNFQDYEKDKMRRLGQDSIIPHRVKYKKLTR, from the coding sequence ATGGCTCGCCAATTCATCTATTTCATGCAGGGTCTGACCAAGAGCTACCCGACCCGAAAGGTGCTCGATAACATCCATCTGAGCTTCTACCCGGACGCCAAGATCGGCGTGCTCGGCGTCAACGGTTCCGGTAAGTCGACCCTGCTCAAGATTATGGCTGGTCTCGACAAGGAATATACCGGCGAGGCCTGGGTCGCCGAGGGCGCCCGCGTCGGCTACCTCGAGCAGGAGCCGCACCTGGACCCTGCGCTTACCGTCCGCGAGAACGTCATGCTGGGCGTCGCCAAGAAGAAGGCGATCCTCGAACGCTACAACGAGCTGGCGATGAACTATTCGGACGAAACCGCCGATGAGATGACCAAATTGCAAGACGAGATCGAGGCCGCGAGTCTCTGGGATCTCGACAGCAAGGTCGACCAGGCGATGGACGCGCTGCGCTGCCCGCCCGACGATTCCGACGTGACAAAACTCTCCGGCGGCGAGCGCCGCCGCGTCGCGCTGTGCAAATTGCTGCTCGATCAGCCGGACCTCTTGCTGCTGGACGAGCCGACCAACCACCTCGATGCCGAGTCGGTGTCGTGGCTGGAAGGCCACCTGCGCAATTATCCCGGCGCGATCCTGATCGTGACCCACGACCGCTACTTCCTCGACAACGTCACGGGCTGGATCCTCGAGCTCGACCGCGGCCGTGGCATTCCCTACGAGGGCAATTATTCGTCCTGGCTGGTGCAGAAGCAGAAGCGCCTCGAGCAGGAGGGCCGCGAGGAGGCCGCGCACCAGAAGACGCTGGCCCGCGAGCAGGAATGGATCGCGTCCTCACCGAAGGCACGCCAGGCCAAGTCCAAGGCGCGCTATCAGCGCTATGAGGAGTTGCTCAAGCAGGCGAGCGAGAAGCAGACTCAGACCGCGCAGATCACCATTCCCGTGGCCGAGCGCCTCGGCCAGAACGTGGTCGATTTCGAAGGGCTCACCAAGGGGTTCGGCGACCGCGTGCTGATCGACGATCTCACCTTCAAGCTGCCGCCGGGCGGCATCGTCGGCGTGATCGGCCCCAACGGCGCCGGCAAGACCACGCTGTTCCGCATGATCACCGGGCAGGAAGAGCCTGACAAGGGCACCATCACCGTCGGCGAGAGCGTCCACCTCGGCTACGTCGACCAGTCGCGCGACGATCTCGACGGCAAGAAGACGGTGTGGGAAGAGATTTCCGGCGGCAACGAACTGATCCTGCTCGGCAAGCGCGAGGTCAATTCGCGCGGCTATTGCTCGTCGTTCAATTTCAAGGGCGCCGACCAGCAGAAGAAAGTCGGCGCGCTGTCGGGCGGTGAGCGTAACCGCGTGCATCTGGCCAAGATGCTCAAATCAGGCGCCAACGTGCTGCTGCTCGACGAACCGACCAACGACCTCGACGTCGATACGCTGCGCGCGCTGGAAGAGGCGCTGGAGGATTTCGCCGGCTGCGCCGTCATCATCAGCCACGATCGCTGGTTCCTCGACCGCATCGCCACCCACATCCTGTCCTTCGAAGGCGACAGCCATGTCGAATGGTTCGAAGGCAACTTCCAGGATTACGAAAAGGACAAGATGCGCCGGCTCGGCCAGGACAGCATCATTCCGCACCGCGTGAAGTACAAGAAGCTGACGAGGTGA
- the sseA gene encoding 3-mercaptopyruvate sulfurtransferase, translating into MPTTTDPLVSTEWLAAHLNDPNVKIVDATFKMPGVMPLPKDDYLAAHIPGAVFFDVDAVSDHSNPLPHMFPPAEQFGRDVGALGIGNDDTVVVYDSGGWVAAPRVWWMFLSFGKDVRVLDGGLKKWVAEGRKVESGQVTPKPSTFKATFDARRTRSMQQLVENLATRAEQVIDARANERYQGKVAEPRPGLRSGHIPGSLSLPYNNLFDAATGTMKPLDELRAAFSGAGVKLDVPIVTSCGSGVSAAVLTLALYRLGVENPALYDGSWTEWGATDGPPVATGPA; encoded by the coding sequence ATGCCCACCACCACTGACCCGCTCGTCTCCACCGAATGGCTCGCCGCGCACCTGAACGATCCCAACGTCAAAATCGTCGACGCCACGTTCAAGATGCCGGGCGTGATGCCGTTGCCGAAAGACGACTATCTCGCCGCGCATATTCCGGGCGCGGTGTTCTTTGACGTCGATGCGGTGTCCGACCATTCCAATCCGCTGCCGCACATGTTTCCTCCCGCCGAGCAATTCGGTCGTGACGTCGGCGCGCTTGGGATCGGCAATGACGACACCGTCGTGGTCTATGATTCCGGCGGCTGGGTCGCTGCACCCCGGGTGTGGTGGATGTTTCTGTCGTTCGGCAAGGACGTGCGCGTGCTCGATGGCGGCCTGAAGAAGTGGGTCGCGGAAGGCCGCAAGGTCGAGAGCGGGCAGGTGACGCCGAAGCCTTCGACGTTCAAGGCGACGTTCGATGCGCGGCGCACGCGCAGCATGCAGCAATTGGTCGAAAACCTCGCGACCCGCGCCGAGCAGGTGATCGATGCGCGCGCCAATGAACGCTATCAGGGCAAGGTTGCCGAGCCGCGGCCAGGACTTCGCTCCGGGCACATCCCGGGTAGCCTCAGCCTGCCCTACAACAATTTGTTCGATGCCGCGACCGGGACGATGAAGCCGCTCGATGAGTTGCGGGCGGCGTTCTCAGGCGCCGGCGTGAAGCTCGATGTACCGATCGTGACGAGCTGCGGATCCGGCGTCAGCGCCGCCGTGCTGACGCTGGCGCTTTATCGTCTCGGCGTCGAGAACCCGGCGCTGTATGACGGCTCGTGGACGGAGTGGGGCGCAACCGACGGTCCCCCGGTTGCGACCGGCCCGGCCTGA
- a CDS encoding vWA domain-containing protein: MFLQFFTSLRDAQVPVTLREYLTLMEALDADLADQTVENFYYLSRVALVKDERNLDKFDRVFGTVFKGLESLLDAMEKADIPAEWLKKLAEKYLTEEEKKQIEAMGWDKLMETLRQRLKEQQGRHQGGNKWIGTAGTSPFGAHGYNPEGVRIGQEKNRNNRAVKVWDKREFKDLDGNVELGIRNIKIALRRLRKFARTGAPDELDLDTTIRETANHGYLDVHMRPERRNAVKVLVFFDIGGSMDSHIEQVEELFSAAKSEFKHMEYFYFHNCLYEGVWKQNKRRFTDRTPTWDVLHKYPHDYKVVFVGDASMSPYEIMVPGGSVEHVNEEAGAVWLERITRTYPHTVWLNPVAQKHWDYSESTTIIRRLLSDRMYPITIEGLEAAMKELVR; the protein is encoded by the coding sequence ATGTTTCTGCAATTCTTCACATCGTTGCGCGACGCGCAGGTCCCGGTGACGCTGCGCGAATATCTGACGCTGATGGAGGCGCTCGACGCCGACCTTGCCGATCAGACGGTGGAGAATTTCTACTATCTCTCCCGCGTCGCTTTGGTGAAGGACGAGCGCAACCTCGACAAGTTCGACCGCGTCTTCGGCACCGTGTTCAAAGGGCTGGAAAGCCTGCTGGACGCCATGGAGAAGGCGGACATTCCCGCCGAATGGTTGAAGAAGCTCGCGGAAAAATACCTCACCGAGGAAGAGAAGAAGCAGATCGAGGCGATGGGCTGGGACAAGCTCATGGAGACGCTTCGCCAGCGCCTGAAGGAACAGCAGGGCCGCCATCAGGGCGGCAACAAGTGGATCGGCACCGCCGGCACCTCGCCGTTCGGCGCCCATGGCTACAATCCCGAAGGCGTCAGAATCGGGCAGGAGAAGAACCGCAACAACCGCGCCGTGAAGGTGTGGGACAAGCGCGAGTTCAAAGACCTCGACGGCAATGTCGAGCTCGGCATCCGCAACATCAAGATCGCGCTGCGCCGTCTGCGCAAATTCGCCCGTACCGGCGCGCCCGACGAACTCGATTTGGATACCACGATCAGGGAGACCGCCAACCACGGCTATCTCGACGTGCACATGCGCCCCGAGCGGCGCAACGCGGTGAAGGTTTTGGTGTTCTTCGACATCGGCGGCTCGATGGATTCCCATATCGAGCAGGTCGAGGAGTTGTTCTCGGCCGCGAAATCCGAGTTCAAGCACATGGAATATTTTTACTTCCACAACTGCCTCTATGAAGGCGTGTGGAAGCAGAACAAGCGTCGCTTCACCGACCGCACGCCGACCTGGGACGTGCTGCACAAATATCCGCACGACTACAAGGTGGTGTTCGTCGGCGACGCCTCGATGTCACCGTATGAGATCATGGTGCCGGGCGGCTCGGTCGAGCATGTGAACGAGGAAGCCGGGGCGGTCTGGCTGGAGCGCATCACGCGCACCTATCCGCATACGGTGTGGCTCAATCCGGTGGCGCAGAAACACTGGGACTATTCGGAATCCACCACCATCATCCGCCGGCTGCTTTCGGATCGGATGTATCCGATCACGATCGAAGGCTTAGAGGCCGCGATGAAGGAATTGGTGCGGTAA